One genomic window of Sphingobacterium oryzagri includes the following:
- a CDS encoding RNA polymerase sigma factor: protein MESKQLNLTLQKNQGILKNIAFKFTKDPEEIEELVQETMVRSIKYLDKFFNNPKLVAWLYVIMKNVYINHYRRNQKQVQYENYQSVGYKDEGCSEPFTQNAVEGKFVMNDIQIALKKLPTDYYDLFMRYMDGYKYRELADEFDMPEGTIKTRIHHTRKFLQKQLSVYKKRMSA, encoded by the coding sequence ATGGAAAGCAAACAACTAAATCTAACACTGCAAAAAAACCAAGGGATCTTAAAGAACATCGCATTTAAGTTTACTAAAGACCCGGAAGAGATAGAAGAATTGGTGCAAGAAACAATGGTGAGATCCATCAAATATCTGGACAAGTTTTTCAACAACCCGAAACTTGTGGCTTGGCTATACGTCATTATGAAAAATGTATATATCAACCACTACCGCCGCAATCAAAAACAGGTACAATACGAGAATTATCAAAGTGTAGGTTACAAAGACGAAGGATGTTCTGAACCATTTACACAAAATGCTGTTGAAGGAAAATTCGTGATGAATGATATCCAGATCGCGCTTAAAAAATTGCCTACCGACTACTACGACTTATTCATGCGTTATATGGACGGCTACAAATACCGCGAATTGGCGGACGAATTTGACATGCCAGAGGGCACGATTAAAACACGCATACACCATACCCGTAAGTTTTTACAAAAACAACTATCGGTATACAAAAAGCGCATGTCTGCATAA
- a CDS encoding DJ-1/PfpI family protein, with translation MFTIAMLISDGFDEWAVKGSKPFFKTHAYHVDLVSPKDGEFARSWSYKDWGPSYAIDKSIAKANPADYDALIMPGGALSIDNLRTNVETLAYIQHFIAAKKPIGTLCHGIWPLVELDYVRGKQVTCVHTIKTDIKNAQGNWVDQAVVQDQQLVTSRTSEDLEEFLSTFHALLTATLQDAN, from the coding sequence ATGTTTACAATCGCAATGCTCATCTCCGATGGTTTCGATGAATGGGCCGTTAAGGGATCAAAACCATTTTTCAAAACACATGCTTACCACGTTGATTTGGTATCGCCGAAAGACGGCGAATTTGCCCGATCGTGGAGTTATAAAGATTGGGGGCCGTCTTACGCTATCGATAAGTCAATTGCAAAAGCAAACCCAGCGGATTACGACGCGCTGATCATGCCAGGTGGCGCGCTTAGTATTGACAATCTGCGTACAAATGTAGAAACCTTAGCTTATATTCAGCACTTCATAGCAGCCAAAAAGCCTATTGGTACACTTTGCCATGGAATTTGGCCGTTAGTTGAATTGGATTACGTAAGAGGCAAACAAGTGACCTGCGTGCATACTATTAAAACAGATATCAAAAATGCGCAGGGAAATTGGGTTGATCAAGCCGTCGTGCAAGATCAGCAGCTTGTCACTAGCCGAACTAGCGAAGATTTAGAGGAATTTCTCAGCACTTTTCACGCGTTGCTTACCGCTACATTGCAAGATGCCAACTAA